AACATTTTGAGCGCAGTGCCACTCATCATCACCTCCAACAAGGAGGAAGACTCCCATCTACGCACGCTTTTCATAAAATTACACAACGAGGATTCTCATATAGAAGTAAGAAAGTTTACGTTGAAGATTTGCTACAGAACCCGACGACGCAGTACTTATTTGCATAAGGTTATGTCCACGCTTCATGATTTGCTACTGATCAACGAACCCATCTACGCTTCTACATATCCAATCCGCTCACACATCCATTGTTCGAGCTCCCCTCTACTCCTCCATTCGTAAGTGTCACAGCGTGTGGATTAGTTCTCTACTCGGAATCGGATCGTTATCAAGTGATGTTGATCAAAGCAGGCCAATTGGGGCTTTCTACGACCATATATTCTTCTGAGACTGGACGATGGATACAGGCAAAGATGAATAAATTTCCAGAGTAAAATGAGATCTAAACTTGTCGATTTCAAAATAAATTTCCATATGATTTTGATACAAAATAGCTTTTCAATTAACCCTTTGTCTTTGCTCCTTTTCATCTTCTTATCCCTACCAAAATTCCCATGCTTGCATCTGTTTAATTAGCTTGGGCTTAGTTTTTAATTTACAAGTTATTAATTACTAGGTTTTAGATTTAGTTTTGTAGTAATTTGCATtggtattattatttttaagaagtGAGACACTTAATTTGGTATATTGTTGTTATCTTTTGATATGGAATTTTGTTTCTACATATATTATTAATGGGAAAGCAATTCTCACACAAAGTATATAAATTTTAACTTTTAACGTGTGTTGTTTGAAAATAAGTGGAAAAGTAAGTAGTGTGTTACCGCTGAAGACTAAACTGGCACATTTTGGTACGTAAGGGTATCATTAAGGTAAATTGCAAGGGCAAGCCCAAGAAAAATCCTCTCTTAATTCCGGAGGTGTATGGATAAGAAAATAAGCCAGGTGAAGTTATTTAAGTACTAATGTGTGTGTGTttgtgaaagagagagagagagagagagagagagatgcctATTAGAAGAGGAAGAAAAGAGGGCATCGATAACCCCTGTTGCGTCCAATTCGTGGCTTTTGAGCATCAACATTACATACATAGTCATATTAATAGCAAATTCAGAGCATCACAACTAAACATAGACGAAAATTTATGAGCAAAAACggaatgaataaaagaaaaccAGTCAATATTATGTCAAAATCAAATGTATATGTTTGGCAAAAATTTGGTCCATAGTCGCTCATTATGACCTTCAAAACTACAGTTTCAGTTGGATGTGCAATGCCCTGACACCGTTACTATTCCACTTCACATGTACTTCAAATATTTATGTATGCATATGAGAAGTCTTAGTGTTTGTGGTAACTAATATCACAGAAGGTTGCAGCTCTTGCAGCAACAACAGTTGTTGAGTGCACCATTCACAAGGCTTTGAATAAGAGGTTGGTGGCTGAAGCTTGAGTTTGAGCTGTTTGAAGATCCACAGCAGCAGACACAGCAGAAGCAGTGGTCGAGTAGACATTTTCCCTGACCATGATGAACTTTTTGAGCTTGATTTTGAGCTTCTTGAAGAGCCTGTTGAGCTGCCACCTCTAACGCTTGTCGTTCAAGGGTGAGTTCATATGGATTTGGCTCCATGTGTTGATGATGTGATAATTGATGTAAAGATGGCACTGGTAGGGGTTCATCTTGATCAGAAGAATCTACAGCAGGCTCTATCTCTGAGGGAGGCTGAAAGATGTCTATCAAGCCACCATAGTCCTCTCCTGCTGTCCACCTAAGTGGGAAGTTCCACTGCATTTCTTCACTCTCTTCCTCCAATGACCTCTCCTCCTCCTCCACTACTATACTCTTTCCTTTATTATCAGCTGCTCCAGCCAAGCTCGTGTCGCTAGTAGTCACCACTTGTTTACCTTCTCTTTGCATAAATTTCTCATCAGGGTCTTCTTCTTGTTCAGTTGATTGTTCAGATATTTCCATAGAAAACTGTAGTTCAGAGTTTTCAACAGACTCTTGTTCAGGTGTTCTAGCACTAGTGTCTGGTTCAGAATCTTGTACCTTCCTTGTAGGCTTATCATCAGTCCCAGAAATAATGTTCCATTTCGTGCACAGCTTTATCATACGGCCTACGCACTTCTGAAACACCAAAAAGGTTAGAGAAAAAATCGGATAAGAGTTTTCactataaaaaataaagaaaggaAAACTAAATCAGGGTCTTACCCCAATGACACCATTCGAACTCAATTCATGACGATAGGTTGCAAATATTCCGGGGTACACAAAGAAGGAAGCTGCAATAAGAGCTGATGCTGCAATAACTGATGGCTTGGATTTTTTGACCGAATTGCCTGTGTTGACCAAGGGTTAAATGGATTCTTACTTAATAAAAGGTAAAGGGACTTAGAGGATATAATGATATCAAACTTACTTTGATGGGAATTTATAATGATATCATGGACAGTTCTCTTATGGAATCCATTAGTAGAACCAAACATACTAGCAGCATAGAACGGCACGAAGCATATGGCCGTGATCACACGCAGATCCCAGTTAAGTCCTTGAAGAATGTGAAACTCCACTTCCATGAATTGCTCCAGCGTAATATCTCTTAGTTTTGGCTTTTCTGCCTGTTTAGACAAATAGATCAGAATAGGAACATTATGAGATAAAAAAACGAGAATATGGGAAATGTAGATGTAAATTTGACCTGATATTTAGAGATCTTGAAATTTCTGCTTCTCACCTTCCAAGCAAGTGTGAGGCAGCATATAATGGTGAGTTCCAAATTGTGGACAAAACTACTCATTATATTCTGAGAAAACAAATGCAAGCAATATTACTTATTGTGCAAAAATGCAGTCTGAGAAAATAGGTATAAAGATTCCAAGATTGTTCAACTAATACCGGTACACGATTTCCATTCGCAATGAAGCGATCGAAATAATTCAGAGCAAGATATGACACCAAAGGATCATAGTTTTCACAATTGGAGTACTGCAAGAAACCAAGAATTTTTTTAACAGAGC
The Humulus lupulus chromosome 6, drHumLupu1.1, whole genome shotgun sequence DNA segment above includes these coding regions:
- the LOC133784228 gene encoding uncharacterized protein LOC133784228 isoform X3; protein product: MLIVPGYDPYNPFPLDENQGFDKYLQLESSIMDDEDYERRKSRHEFRCRALIVIFKYSNCENYDPLVSYLALNYFDRFIANGNRVPNIMSSFVHNLELTIICCLTLAWKAEKPKLRDITLEQFMEVEFHILQGLNWDLRVITAICFVPFYAASMFGSTNGFHKRTVHDIIINSHQSNSVKKSKPSVIAASALIAASFFVYPGIFATYRHELSSNGVIGKCVGRMIKLCTKWNIISGTDDKPTRKVQDSEPDTSARTPEQESVENSELQFSMEISEQSTEQEEDPDEKFMQREGKQVVTTSDTSLAGAADNKGKSIVVEEEERSLEEESEEMQWNFPLRWTAGEDYGGLIDIFQPPSEIEPAVDSSDQDEPLPVPSLHQLSHHQHMEPNPYELTLERQALEVAAQQALQEAQNQAQKVHHGQGKCLLDHCFCCVCCCGSSNSSNSSFSHQPLIQSLVNGALNNCCCCKSCNLL
- the LOC133784228 gene encoding uncharacterized protein LOC133784228 isoform X2 produces the protein MLIVPGYDPYNPFPLDENQGFDKYLQLESSIMDDEDYERRKSRHEFRCRALIVIFKYSNCENYDPLVSYLALNYFDRFIANGNRVPNIMSSFVHNLELTIICCLTLAWKVRSRNFKISKYQAEKPKLRDITLEQFMEVEFHILQGLNWDLRVITAICFVPFYAASMFGSTNGFHKRTVHDIIINSHQSNSVKKSKPSVIAASALIAASFFVYPGIFATYRHELSSNGVIGCVGRMIKLCTKWNIISGTDDKPTRKVQDSEPDTSARTPEQESVENSELQFSMEISEQSTEQEEDPDEKFMQREGKQVVTTSDTSLAGAADNKGKSIVVEEEERSLEEESEEMQWNFPLRWTAGEDYGGLIDIFQPPSEIEPAVDSSDQDEPLPVPSLHQLSHHQHMEPNPYELTLERQALEVAAQQALQEAQNQAQKVHHGQGKCLLDHCFCCVCCCGSSNSSNSSFSHQPLIQSLVNGALNNCCCCKSCNLL
- the LOC133784228 gene encoding uncharacterized protein LOC133784228 isoform X1; protein product: MLIVPGYDPYNPFPLDENQGFDKYLQLESSIMDDEDYERRKSRHEFRCRALIVIFKYSNCENYDPLVSYLALNYFDRFIANGNRVPNIMSSFVHNLELTIICCLTLAWKVRSRNFKISKYQAEKPKLRDITLEQFMEVEFHILQGLNWDLRVITAICFVPFYAASMFGSTNGFHKRTVHDIIINSHQSNSVKKSKPSVIAASALIAASFFVYPGIFATYRHELSSNGVIGKCVGRMIKLCTKWNIISGTDDKPTRKVQDSEPDTSARTPEQESVENSELQFSMEISEQSTEQEEDPDEKFMQREGKQVVTTSDTSLAGAADNKGKSIVVEEEERSLEEESEEMQWNFPLRWTAGEDYGGLIDIFQPPSEIEPAVDSSDQDEPLPVPSLHQLSHHQHMEPNPYELTLERQALEVAAQQALQEAQNQAQKVHHGQGKCLLDHCFCCVCCCGSSNSSNSSFSHQPLIQSLVNGALNNCCCCKSCNLL